The genome window GTTTATTTGAAATTGTCACATTCCTGTAACATTAGTGATTTATTTTATAATAGGAAACTAACATGAAAAGAAGGGGAATTTATGAAAAAAATCATACCGATAGTCGCATTAATAGGCATGATGAGCTTAGGAATGCAAGAAATGAGTGTGAAAGCTGAGACATACAAAAGTGCAGGTTCCAAAATGGATTTTTGGAATTCTAAAAGAACAGGCACTAATTTTATGAATAGCACTTCAATACCTGAGAATTACAAGAGTGCAAAGGAGGCCAATATTGAATATGTTCGTTTAGCACCTGATAAATGGGCAAAAGATAAAGCTTTCTTCTCTGGAGACAAACCAGATACACCAGGAAAAGATTTTCTTATAGGTAATGCAGATAACTATCAAGGATTAGTGAAAGAGGATGTAGCAAAATTAAAAACAGATTTAGATGCTGCACAATCACAAGGAGTTAAAGTTGTACTTACAATGCTTTCATTACCTGGTGATCGTTGGCGTCAATTTAACAATAATCAGAATGATGATAGAATCTGGGAAGAAGAAAAATATCAAGAACAAGCAAGCCAATTTTGGAAGGACCTTGCGTTTGAATTAAAAGATCATCCTGCTGTGGTTGGTTACAATATTATTAATGAGCCACACCCAGAAACATCTAAGAAAAATAGATATAATGATTTTTGGACGGAAGATTATGAGAAATGGTATTCAAAAGTGAAGGGAACTCCAGCAGATTTAAATAAATTTTATCAAAAAGTTGTTACTTCAATTCGTGAAATAGATAAAGAAACACCCATTATTTTAAATTCAGGTCTATATGCCACACCTTGGGCTTTTAAATATCTTGAACCAGTTAAAGATAATAAGACATTGTATGCATTTCATATGTACGAGCCATATCAATTAACAAGCCAACGTGAAAATCAAAATAAAGAGTATCAATATCCTGGAATTGTAAAAGTAGGAGATTTAGAAACACCTATGATGTGGGATAAAGATGGATTAAATACATTCTTACAGCCTGTTCAAAATTGGTCTGAGAAAAATCATGTACCATCTAATCGAATCATTGCTGAGGAATTTGGAATTAATCGTACCGTTCCTGGAGCACCTCAATATATGCAAGACTTAATTTCTATATTCAATCAGAAGGAGTGGCACAAATCATTCTATGCATTCCGTGAAGATACTTGGACAGGAATGAATTATGAATTAGGAACAGGAAAAATAAAATGGGATGAAGAGGGGCAACCAGTACGTCAAGATAATCCAATTTGGGATGTAATAAAAAATGATTTACAATCTCATAAACTTCTCAAGTTAGGCGGCCGAGTATGGGAAGATAATAATCAAAACGGCATTCAAGATCAAAGTGAAAAAGGAATGGAAGGCGTTCGTGTTCAACTGTTAAATAAAGATGGTAATGTAGTAAAAGAAGGAAAAACAGATAAAGAAGGGCGCTACTTGTTTGATGGATTAACAGCAAACACATATCGTGTAAAAGTAGAGAAACCATCCGGTTATGTCTTCATGCCAAAACAAAGTGGACAAGATGTAACGGTTGACTCCAATGTAAGTGAGGCTGGAGTGACAGACACTATTACTCTTTCAAATGACGATTTAATAATCGATGCCGGAGTAAATAGAAATAGATTCAAGGATGTCCCACAAGGACACTGGGCATTTCATGCGATTCATGATTTAGCGAATAAAGGAATTATTGCAGGTTATGGAAATGGAATATTTGGTATGGGTGATAATGTAACCCGTGAACAAGTAGCTGCATTAATGTACCGTACTTTGCATATAAAAAAACAAGATAAATATGAAAATCCATATAGAGATATCGATAACAATTCAACAATGTTTCCGGAGGAAATACTAGCTTTAACTAAGCTAGGGATTTTTAAAGGTGATGATCAAGGAAACTTTAGACCGAAAGATACGTTAACACGTGCAGAAATGGCGCAAGTTATTACAAAAGCTTTTAAACTAGATGTGAAGGCTCCGCATAATTTCAGCGATGTTCCAGCGAATTCATGGGCAAAAGATACGATTAGTGCCGTGCAATCGAACCATATTGCAGCAGGAGTTGGAGAAGGGAAATTCGCTCCAAATATGAATGTAACCCGTGAACAGTATGCACAGCTTTTATATAATGCAATTTTGAATGAGCCGTCTCACCAATAATAAGAAAATATAGTTGAGTGCCTGAGCATCATTATAGGAGAGTATTACTGTCCGTAAAAGCCCAATTTGTGAGGGCTAATATAGAAAGACATGAAAGTCTAAACTGGAAATTCATGAACAAACGTTGATAAATAGCCATTATCACAAATTTTGCAGGTGTTTTCTTAGCTCAGTTGAGGGGCATGAGAGCCTAAGCTTTTTGAACATGAGACAAGAAAATCTAAAATACTTAACCAGTAACAATACGTGATTATAAAAGAAAAAAGTAATCAAAACAATAATCTGTACCTTTTGTAAAGGACATTTTAAAAAAAGTTAGGCAACATCAAGAAGATGATTTCTGTATTCAACAGGATTCATCTTTTTTAAATTCCATTAATATCTATAATGATTATAGTACGTCATATATTTCTTAATCTCTTGTTTTAATTCAATAAAAGACTCGCAAGATTTTATATGTGCTTCATCCTTCAGGTGACCAAAAAACGATTCTTGTGGGGCGTTATCCCAACAGTTTCCTCTTCGTGACATGGATTGTCCGATCTTTAGTTTTTTGGTAGCATCTAAAATCACCTAGAGAAATAAAAAATAGCACCTTTCATGCTGAAAGATGCTAATAAGAGCGTAATGGCTGAAATTGTATATTTATTTAGAGGAAATAGATATTTTAAAAATTTGGAATTATGGACTCCCATTATAGTTTACGAATAATTTTACTTAATTCACATATTCCTTCTTTTATATCTGTAAGTGAAGCATAGGCATAGGATAAACGTATATATTGTCCTTCATTTTGTCCATAAATATGCCCTGGATTTATTAGTATCCCTTTTGCTAAGGCCATACTATATAAGGAGCGCGTGGAAACTATTTTTTTTATATGAATCCAAATAAACAGTCCTCCTTGAGGGACTTCCCAGGTAGCGATATCCTGTAAGTACTTCTCAAGCCATTCTACCATCGCATCCCTTCGAACTTTTAATTGTTCTCGTACGGATAGTACATGCTCTTGATATAAACCACTACTCAGCCACTTAAAAGCAATATGTTGGGATAAAGAGCTCGATCCATAATCAGATTGCATCTTGATATCAGCTAGACAATTAATAACAGATTGCGGACCTGCAATCCATCCAATGCGTAATCCTGGAGTAAGAGTTTTAGATAGACTTCCAAGATAAAGAACCTGACCATGTATGTCTTTTGCTTTTAAAGCTAAAGGAGGCTCTTTATCAATCCATAAATCTCTATAAATATCATCCTCTATGATGGGAATTCTTTCTTCTTTACAAACCCGTATAAGTTCATCTCTTCTAGTATCTGACATAACATATCCTGTAGGATTATGAAAAGATGGAATAGTATATAGAATGCTTTGCTGAGATTTTTGTTTTTGAGCTAAAATGGCTTTTGTTAATATCCCTTCATTATCTATAGGTAATCCCGTAAGAAACATACCGGCGGATTGAAATACATGTAAGGAATAAAGATAAGAGGGTTTTTCAAGTAAAACCGTGGATCCAGGTCTTAATAAACCCACAGATATAAGATCTAAGGCCTGTAAAGCGCCTGAAACGATAAGGATAGAATCAGGCGATACTTGTATACCATGAGATTTTAGGTGTGTGCTAATAGATTGACGTAGTGGAAAAAAACCTTTAGGTTCCTCATAGCCAAATGCCTTTAGGTCATTGGCTAACCCTGTTATGCTTTGTTTCATCTGAAGCAGAGGGAATAGCTCTGGTGACAACTCACCTTTACTAAGTTGTATTAAATTAGAATTTGACTCGGCTTCATTAATTTGCTGTACCATTACTCGACTGGGTTGATGAAATCCAACGTTTACATGATCATTCCAATTCTGAGGTGTACTCGTTAATAAAGACCATGTATTATTTGTAACAATATTTCCGCTTCCTTTTTTTCCTTCAATAAGCCCCTCAGCTTGAAGTTCCTCCAGTGCGGTTATTACTGTACTACGATTGACTTTAAACATATTAGCTAACTCACGTTGACTATATATTTTACTTCCAATCGTCCATTCTCCTATCTCAATTTTGTTCTTTATGTATTCTACAATTTGCATATATTTAGGTGTTTTG of Bacillus clarus contains these proteins:
- a CDS encoding S-layer homology domain-containing protein, translating into MKKIIPIVALIGMMSLGMQEMSVKAETYKSAGSKMDFWNSKRTGTNFMNSTSIPENYKSAKEANIEYVRLAPDKWAKDKAFFSGDKPDTPGKDFLIGNADNYQGLVKEDVAKLKTDLDAAQSQGVKVVLTMLSLPGDRWRQFNNNQNDDRIWEEEKYQEQASQFWKDLAFELKDHPAVVGYNIINEPHPETSKKNRYNDFWTEDYEKWYSKVKGTPADLNKFYQKVVTSIREIDKETPIILNSGLYATPWAFKYLEPVKDNKTLYAFHMYEPYQLTSQRENQNKEYQYPGIVKVGDLETPMMWDKDGLNTFLQPVQNWSEKNHVPSNRIIAEEFGINRTVPGAPQYMQDLISIFNQKEWHKSFYAFREDTWTGMNYELGTGKIKWDEEGQPVRQDNPIWDVIKNDLQSHKLLKLGGRVWEDNNQNGIQDQSEKGMEGVRVQLLNKDGNVVKEGKTDKEGRYLFDGLTANTYRVKVEKPSGYVFMPKQSGQDVTVDSNVSEAGVTDTITLSNDDLIIDAGVNRNRFKDVPQGHWAFHAIHDLANKGIIAGYGNGIFGMGDNVTREQVAALMYRTLHIKKQDKYENPYRDIDNNSTMFPEEILALTKLGIFKGDDQGNFRPKDTLTRAEMAQVITKAFKLDVKAPHNFSDVPANSWAKDTISAVQSNHIAAGVGEGKFAPNMNVTREQYAQLLYNAILNEPSHQ
- a CDS encoding PLP-dependent aminotransferase family protein, which encodes MNQYNKTKPFKTPKYMQIVEYIKNKIEIGEWTIGSKIYSQRELANMFKVNRSTVITALEELQAEGLIEGKKGSGNIVTNNTWSLLTSTPQNWNDHVNVGFHQPSRVMVQQINEAESNSNLIQLSKGELSPELFPLLQMKQSITGLANDLKAFGYEEPKGFFPLRQSISTHLKSHGIQVSPDSILIVSGALQALDLISVGLLRPGSTVLLEKPSYLYSLHVFQSAGMFLTGLPIDNEGILTKAILAQKQKSQQSILYTIPSFHNPTGYVMSDTRRDELIRVCKEERIPIIEDDIYRDLWIDKEPPLALKAKDIHGQVLYLGSLSKTLTPGLRIGWIAGPQSVINCLADIKMQSDYGSSSLSQHIAFKWLSSGLYQEHVLSVREQLKVRRDAMVEWLEKYLQDIATWEVPQGGLFIWIHIKKIVSTRSLYSMALAKGILINPGHIYGQNEGQYIRLSYAYASLTDIKEGICELSKIIRKL